The Kwoniella dejecticola CBS 10117 chromosome 2, complete sequence genome segment TTATCAGCTACTGCAAGCATTCGACTTCTCTCACTTGTGGAAAGAGCACGGATGCAGGATACAGCTGGGcggatcagatcaatggGGAAATATCGTGTCGGGGATAGATCTCATCAAAAGGACACATTCGATGTCGTCCTCCCCTGAGTCTGTTGCACTTGATCATGACTACCACGCGGCCGCAAAGGCCGAAAATTCTCCCAGTGGAACTAGGAATAAGGAGAGCGagatagtcgaagaagaagttgaggcGTACGGAATGACAATACCGCTTTTAACCACTAGCACAGGCGAGAAATTTGGAAAGTCGGCGGGGAACGCTATTTGGCTGGATGAGAAACGGACTAGTCCAGCTGAGTTCTACCAAGTAAGTGCGGGCACCTGGACCTTCTGATCTTGTACTTCAAGCCCTTCTTTAGCGCTACCTGGTGTGACTGGAGAACCAAATGGTCTCGCATCCTCGTGAACCTCCCAGCTGACATCCCTTTCGTTTTGGATTTCATCAGTTCTTCTTGCGAACAACGGATGAAGATATTTCAAAATACCTTAAGCTGTTCACCTTTCTGCCTCTGCACGAAGTAGACACCATCATGGCTGAACACGAGGTGCGTTTGAGATAGCGCGTCCGGGTTTCTCTTTCTTATGCTGATTCTCCCATCACGTCCATGTCGATCCTAACAGCAATCACGATCTCAGAGAATACCTCAGAAAGTCTTGGCTAAGGAAGTAACAGAGCTAGTACACGGGCGTAAGTCATTCCCTCAACTCCACTTGAGTCCTCTCAAATCCATCCAGATCGTCCATGACCAAGCTGCAGATACTGAATACCTACAGAATGAGAAACGCTGATCTCGTTGTGAtcattttcttcttttcagcCGAGGGCCTTGCAAAAGCGTTACAAATCAcatccatcctcttcccctccaAGATCCAACGGAACTCCGCTGGCTTATCAGACATCTACAAAACCCTCAAATCCCAAGATATCTTGGACTCATTCGAGGGGGATCCGCGATTCCATAAAATCCCTTTCGACGACATACACAAGATGACAATCTCCAAATTATGCGTCGTGTATGGGCTCTGTAAATCCCGGGGGGAGGCTAGTAAATTCATCAGTCAGGGTAGTCTGACGATGAATGATCGGAAGATCAATGATCCGCGGGATATCATACGGAGGCAGCAATTGATAGATGGGAAAATAGCTATTTTGAAAGTTGGAAATAAGAAGCAGCTAGTATTTTACCTCGAATAGAATAAATCACACCGGAATCAACTGGACTACGCTGAGCTGTCGATGAGGGGCAGTGTTGTACGATCGATAAAGGTTTGGTGTCTGAGCCAAGTTTTCCGCGTACTACAGCCCGATATGTACACATGCGCAGAGGCGTagaggagatgagggatTAGTTTAATCGAAATGCTGTAGACAAATAGGCGGCCCATACTCTTCTTGTTCCGCTCTTGTCGTGTCTGTAATTTCTAATGCATGACTCACCCATTCTGAGACAAGTCAAAATTCCCAGCACGCGATTGGTATAGTATCACTGTTCTGTGGTGCATCATCGGTTCCTCACTCAACATTCAGGTTGGCTGTGTCCCGCGTCTGAGCCAGATCAAATGGTGGTATTGCAGAAAACAgtcgagacgagacgagacgagacgagtCAGGACGCTCCTTGTGCTTTGTGAGGGATGCCCCAAAATGAGACGGAATATCGCTCGCATACATCAAATCAGGTATAACAGACATATGCTGCCAGTCCATACTCACGGCGAGACCATTATCTTATCTTATATCTTTCTTCTGATATTTAACAGTTTGTAGCGCACACCGTATGTACGGTACAATCTTTCGATGATCACTCTAGCAACAACACGAGAACATAGGAAATGACCATAGATAATGGATGGTCATAATAACCATCTAATAACTTCTCCTTTATCGAGCACCTTCTCATAGATCCCCTCAATCTGTTCGGCATTATTGACGAACCATTCATGTTTGAGCGCATGCTTCGAGCGGGTTCGGTATCGAGGATCGAGGGTGAACAGTTCGTCGATGAAGGCTTTACCTATATCAATAATACCAAtaaacacaaacacaaacacaaacacgCACACCTATCAACTTCAGATCTGAAAATCACATCGTCCTCTCTCAAGTCCGGGGATGGCGCTGATAGGGTTTGTATAACACGCACCTTCTTCAGACCATTGGGACCACCTCTCACTCTCAGCCCATTGAGAAGGGCTTATTTTCTGCAGGAGCCGCACCATGTGcaacgtcaacatcagtgTCGTCAGCTCAATGATAATGTACACAAATAGCCTAGTCGATGCCCGGGACCAACGtaagacaaagacaaagtTCAAGTACATTGATCACCCTTCACATCGCCCAAATTTGTTTTGCTTGCCCGACTGGCTGTtacaactcaccttgaatcgCTCGATCCGATCGATGATACCATCAATCTCAGAATCCCTACTTCGTCCGTTATGGAGCTCGGcgtcctcgtcctcagcTGGGTATGGGTATCCGTCTTCATACTGATATGCATCGTGGgcatcgtcctcatctttcttttcatcttcatcccaaGACATCTCGGAAAGCTTTCGAGTCAAGGTTGCCTGCCGATCCGAGCCTCGCTGGAAAGGTTCTAGTGTACAACTGCGGTTCCTACTTGGCCCAACATACAATTTGGCTGCACTTGATGCGCTTTTGTCATTCCTGTACATGTTAAATTGCCGATTGGGATGTATGATCGAGCCGGTGTCAGACGTCGTGCGAGTGGGATATCCGTTCAGGGAATCTTGGAGTTGAGGCTGACCAGAAATATCCATAGACAGCCTACGATCAGctcgaagttgaggttgatattCACTCTGGTATTGATCAAAATCTAGTTCATCGAGCGATCGAGGAGATGGAAAATCATCAATCGgttccatctcttcgtcttcaccgcCACTGCGTCTGCTCGGTTTGGGACTatcgtccatctcgatatcgtcatcgtcatagATCGACATCTGTTCTGGCCTCTGGTGGAGGGACCGTCTCGTTCTTGTGCGTCGCCGTCTATTTCGATGACGAGACATCTCCGTGATCGACAGAGTGTCTGGGGTAAGGATAAagccaaggtcaaggtcaaagtcgCCGCAAGGCAGACTGGGAAGCTTCTCATCCCTGAGATGTTGGTATGGATGTTCATGAGTTGCGCAGAAATACAGCGTGACTGTTGAACACATCACGGAATGAGCATATACCAGTTTTAGGCGAACAAATGGGCATACAGATCTCTAAATAACTCACCCCCTGTAGCCCACATATCCGCACCCATCTCTTCTTGCCACCAGATCCGACCAACCTCCTCCCTCGACCCTTCATAAACTTTTGTTCTGCCAGCCTCTTCCCGCCGGAAAG includes the following:
- a CDS encoding tyrosine-tRNA ligase, which encodes MVTTAALLSSRQSFRISRRISRLLRRRNLSSTSKSVIQELDERGFIAALTSPKIHQHVSKPTTIYAGVDPSASSLHVGNLLPLLGLLHFQAKGHQSICLIGGATGSIGDPSGRSTERKALTPEELAINVQGITAQVHRFFSTGSAYLENRGIEIINPSKGKGKAKEQTESLVAGVKVVDNYEWTKNVTLLDFLRGPGKLSRVSAMLSRDSVKNRLSSDSGISYTEFTYQLLQAFDFSHLWKEHGCRIQLGGSDQWGNIVSGIDLIKRTHSMSSSPESVALDHDYHAAAKAENSPSGTRNKESEIVEEEVEAYGMTIPLLTTSTGEKFGKSAGNAIWLDEKRTSPAEFYQFFLRTTDEDISKYLKLFTFLPLHEVDTIMAEHEQSRSQRIPQKVLAKEVTELVHGPEGLAKALQITSILFPSKIQRNSAGLSDIYKTLKSQDILDSFEGDPRFHKIPFDDIHKMTISKLCVVYGLCKSRGEASKFISQGSLTMNDRKINDPRDIIRRQQLIDGKIAILKVGNKKQLVFYLE